One Burkholderia vietnamiensis LMG 10929 genomic window carries:
- a CDS encoding ATP-dependent DNA helicase codes for MSYVVAVRAMCEFTARRGDLDLRFTPAPTALEGIAGHGAVTSARGARYETEIALAGTWGTLTVRGRADGYDPVANRLEEIKTYRGSLDAMPANHRALHWAQAKVYAHLMCATRGLAEIDVALVYFDIVSERETVLTETLSAEALAAFFAEQCACFVGWAEREAAHRAARDEALRALTFPHGQFRSGQRELAVSVYRAARDEGCLIAQAPTGIGKTLGTVFPMLKACGEGKLDHVFFLTAKTPGRALALDAARTLGAGTPALPLRVLELVARDKACEHPDRACHGESCPLAQGFYDRLPAARDAAIGAGLLDRDTVRAAALAHDVCPYYLAQELARWSDMAIGDYNYYYDGSAMLHVLAQQNQWRVGVLVDEAHNLLDRARRMYSASLDPFAFAAAREAAPPTLRKAFDRLARAWGALNRAQAERYAAYPAIPAGLVSAVQNLVATIGEHLTDAPRANDDALLRFHFDAIQFGVLADAFDSASIFDATLHGEPLPRQAALDTVDALVPAARRRRIQSTLCVRNVIPAGFLAPRYEAARATVLFSGTLSPFRFYRDTLGLPADTGWLDVEGPFRAEQLTVRVASHVSTRWRDRDRSLEPIVDLIAAQYATRPGNYLGFLSSFDYLARVVALMQARHPDVPVWAQSPGMAESERDAFLARFDAGGRGVGFAVLGGAFSEGVDLVGERLIGAFIATLGLPQINDVNEQMRRAMDARFGNGYDYIYLYPGLQKVVQAAGRVIRTERDEGVVHLIDDRYRRREVRDLLPRWWRIG; via the coding sequence ATGAGCTACGTCGTCGCGGTGCGGGCGATGTGCGAGTTCACCGCGCGGCGCGGCGATCTCGACCTGCGCTTCACGCCCGCGCCGACCGCGCTCGAAGGCATCGCCGGCCACGGCGCCGTCACGTCGGCGCGCGGCGCACGCTACGAAACCGAAATCGCGCTCGCCGGCACGTGGGGCACGCTGACCGTGCGCGGGCGTGCGGACGGCTACGACCCGGTCGCGAACCGCCTCGAGGAGATCAAGACTTACCGCGGCAGCCTCGACGCGATGCCGGCCAACCATCGCGCGCTGCACTGGGCGCAGGCGAAGGTCTATGCGCATCTGATGTGCGCGACGCGCGGCCTCGCCGAAATCGACGTCGCGCTCGTCTATTTCGACATCGTGTCCGAGCGCGAAACGGTGCTGACGGAAACGCTGAGCGCCGAGGCGCTCGCCGCGTTCTTCGCCGAACAGTGCGCGTGCTTCGTCGGCTGGGCCGAGCGCGAGGCCGCGCATCGTGCGGCCCGCGATGAGGCGCTGCGTGCGCTGACCTTCCCGCACGGGCAGTTCCGCAGCGGGCAGCGCGAGCTGGCCGTGTCCGTCTATCGCGCGGCGCGCGACGAAGGCTGCCTGATCGCCCAGGCGCCGACCGGGATCGGCAAGACGCTCGGCACCGTGTTTCCGATGCTGAAGGCGTGCGGCGAAGGCAAGCTCGATCACGTGTTCTTCCTGACCGCGAAGACGCCCGGCCGCGCGCTCGCGCTCGACGCGGCCAGGACGCTCGGTGCCGGCACGCCGGCGCTGCCGCTGCGCGTGCTCGAACTCGTCGCGCGCGACAAGGCATGCGAGCATCCCGATCGCGCGTGTCACGGCGAGTCGTGCCCGCTGGCGCAGGGCTTCTACGACCGGCTGCCGGCCGCGCGCGACGCCGCGATCGGCGCGGGGCTGCTCGATCGCGATACCGTGCGCGCCGCCGCGCTCGCGCACGACGTGTGTCCGTATTACCTCGCGCAGGAGCTGGCGCGCTGGTCCGACATGGCGATCGGCGACTACAACTACTACTACGACGGCAGCGCGATGCTGCATGTACTCGCACAGCAGAACCAGTGGCGCGTCGGCGTGCTCGTCGACGAGGCGCACAACCTGCTCGACCGCGCCCGGCGGATGTACAGCGCGTCGCTCGATCCGTTCGCGTTTGCCGCCGCGCGCGAAGCGGCGCCGCCGACGCTGCGCAAGGCGTTCGACCGGCTCGCGCGCGCGTGGGGCGCGCTCAATCGTGCGCAGGCCGAGCGCTATGCGGCGTACCCGGCTATTCCGGCGGGGCTCGTGTCCGCGGTGCAGAACCTCGTGGCGACGATCGGCGAGCACCTGACCGATGCGCCGCGCGCGAACGACGACGCGCTGTTGCGCTTCCATTTCGATGCGATCCAGTTCGGCGTGCTCGCCGACGCATTCGACAGCGCGTCGATCTTCGACGCGACCTTGCACGGCGAGCCGCTGCCGCGTCAGGCGGCACTCGACACGGTCGATGCGCTCGTGCCGGCTGCGCGCCGCCGTCGCATCCAGTCGACGCTGTGCGTGCGCAACGTGATACCGGCCGGTTTTCTCGCGCCGCGCTACGAGGCCGCCCGCGCCACCGTGCTGTTTTCCGGCACGTTGAGCCCGTTCCGGTTCTATCGCGACACGCTCGGCTTGCCGGCCGACACGGGCTGGCTCGACGTCGAAGGGCCGTTTCGCGCCGAGCAGTTGACGGTGCGCGTGGCGAGCCACGTGTCGACGCGCTGGCGCGATCGTGACCGCTCGCTCGAGCCGATCGTCGATCTGATCGCCGCGCAATATGCGACACGTCCCGGCAACTACCTCGGCTTTCTGAGCAGCTTCGACTATCTCGCGCGCGTCGTCGCGCTGATGCAGGCGCGCCATCCCGACGTGCCTGTCTGGGCGCAGTCGCCCGGCATGGCCGAAAGCGAGCGCGACGCGTTCCTGGCGCGCTTCGACGCCGGCGGACGCGGCGTCGGCTTCGCGGTGCTGGGCGGGGCGTTCTCGGAAGGCGTCGATTTGGTGGGCGAGCGGCTGATCGGTGCGTTCATCGCGACGCTCGGCCTGCCGCAGATCAACGACGTCAATGAACAGATGCGGCGCGCGATGGACGCGCGTTTCGGCAACGGCTACGACTACATCTATCTGTATCCGGGCCTGCAGAAGGTCGTGCAGGCGGCCGGGCGCGTGATCCGCACCGAACGCGACGAAGGCGTCGTGCATCTGATCGACGATCGCTACCGGCGCCGCGAGGTGCGCGATCTGTTGCCGCGCTGGTGGCGCATCGGTTGA
- a CDS encoding MipA/OmpV family protein codes for MTVARPLLSPGMRRLVFGLSAFTALTAVGARDAAAQTPSPLGEWQYSAGVPLRKIFSPTIPTWQVSVGAAMTLQPRYEGSDRYRVMGGPNVDIRYRDLFFLSTGEGLGANVLRGPNWRVSMSVGYDLGRRSADDLGHLNGLDNINAAPVMKLAADYVISKDFPLVLRADVRRSIGGSNGWVGDFSAYMPMPGSNEHFFWFAGPTVSFADSRYMNSWFGVNQGAAARSGLPAYSSGAGMKSFGAGVTMVWFVNKNWFVTMDGAIEQLVGRARRSPITQQSTNGVFDMSVNYQF; via the coding sequence ATGACCGTTGCCCGCCCGTTGCTGTCACCCGGCATGCGCCGGCTGGTGTTCGGCCTGTCCGCCTTCACTGCGCTGACCGCGGTCGGCGCGCGCGACGCGGCGGCCCAGACGCCTTCGCCGCTCGGCGAATGGCAATATTCGGCGGGCGTTCCGCTGCGGAAGATCTTCAGCCCCACGATCCCGACGTGGCAGGTGAGCGTCGGCGCCGCGATGACGCTGCAGCCGCGCTATGAGGGCTCCGATCGCTATCGGGTGATGGGCGGCCCGAACGTCGACATCCGCTATCGCGACCTGTTCTTCCTGTCGACGGGCGAGGGGCTCGGCGCGAACGTGCTGCGCGGGCCGAACTGGCGCGTGAGCATGTCGGTCGGTTATGACCTCGGGCGCCGCTCGGCCGACGACCTCGGCCATCTGAACGGCCTCGACAACATCAACGCGGCGCCGGTGATGAAGCTGGCCGCCGACTACGTGATCTCGAAGGACTTCCCGCTCGTGCTGCGCGCCGACGTGCGGCGCAGCATCGGCGGCTCGAACGGCTGGGTCGGCGATTTCTCCGCGTACATGCCGATGCCGGGCAGCAACGAGCATTTCTTCTGGTTTGCCGGGCCCACCGTATCGTTCGCCGATTCGCGCTACATGAACAGCTGGTTCGGCGTGAACCAGGGCGCAGCCGCGCGTTCGGGGCTGCCGGCCTATTCGTCGGGCGCGGGGATGAAGTCGTTCGGCGCCGGCGTGACGATGGTCTGGTTCGTCAACAAGAACTGGTTCGTGACGATGGACGGCGCGATCGAGCAGCTGGTCGGGCGCGCAAGACGCAGCCCGATCACACAGCAGTCGACCAACGGCGTGTTCGACATGTCGGTCAACTACCAGTTCTGA
- a CDS encoding CBS domain-containing protein, with protein MYRVNEIMSRDVVCVAPNDTIRHAAELMQRFDIGVLPVCEGGELVAIVTDRDLAIRALSHGHSPDTPVKAVASAPVQWCIEDDGVGDVQQRMADVQLHRMPVLDGQRRVVGIVSLGDIATRAGGPARDELANTLEDVSLPRRR; from the coding sequence ATGTATCGCGTCAACGAGATCATGTCGCGCGACGTCGTCTGCGTCGCGCCGAACGACACGATCCGCCATGCGGCCGAACTGATGCAGCGCTTCGACATCGGCGTGCTGCCCGTATGCGAAGGCGGCGAACTGGTCGCGATCGTGACCGACCGCGACCTCGCCATACGCGCGCTGTCGCATGGCCATTCGCCCGACACGCCGGTGAAGGCCGTCGCGTCGGCGCCGGTGCAATGGTGCATCGAGGACGACGGCGTCGGCGACGTCCAGCAGCGCATGGCCGACGTGCAGTTGCACCGGATGCCGGTCCTCGACGGCCAGCGCCGCGTGGTCGGCATCGTGTCGCTCGGCGACATCGCGACGCGCGCCGGCGGCCCGGCGCGCGACGAGCTGGCCAACACGCTCGAGGACGTGTCGCTGCCGCGCCGGCGCTGA
- a CDS encoding IclR family transcriptional regulator domain-containing protein produces the protein MKKPELDRRDWIAGLEKGLMILEAFDSQHARMTPTQAAARTGLTRTAARRYLLTLESLGYVYTDGKLYGLTPRVLRVGWSYFDSARLPRMVQPYLQQLSASLNESAYVSVLDGWELVFIARNGVSRVMTTGFVLGARVPAPLTSPGVVLLAHHPDREAVRAWLDGTELAPFTPHTITNKARLLEQVDHARDAGFAVIEQQLQVGVRGIAVPLKNRHGEVVAALSTNMPIAGESTDAAVRRVLPHLQETALAMLNVL, from the coding sequence ATGAAAAAGCCCGAACTCGACCGACGCGACTGGATTGCCGGCCTGGAAAAAGGCCTGATGATCCTGGAGGCGTTCGACAGTCAGCATGCACGGATGACGCCCACCCAGGCCGCCGCGCGCACCGGCCTCACGCGTACGGCCGCGCGCCGCTACCTGCTGACGCTCGAATCGCTCGGCTACGTGTACACCGACGGCAAGCTCTACGGGCTGACGCCGCGCGTGCTGCGGGTCGGCTGGTCGTACTTCGACTCGGCACGCCTGCCGCGCATGGTGCAGCCGTATCTGCAGCAACTGAGCGCGTCGCTGAACGAATCGGCGTACGTGAGCGTGCTCGACGGCTGGGAACTCGTGTTCATCGCCCGCAACGGCGTGTCGCGCGTGATGACGACCGGCTTCGTGCTCGGCGCGCGCGTGCCGGCGCCGCTGACGTCGCCGGGCGTCGTGCTGCTCGCCCATCATCCCGACCGCGAGGCCGTGCGCGCGTGGCTCGACGGCACCGAACTGGCGCCGTTCACGCCGCACACGATCACGAACAAGGCGCGCCTGCTCGAACAGGTCGACCACGCGCGTGACGCGGGCTTCGCGGTGATCGAGCAGCAATTGCAGGTGGGCGTGCGCGGCATCGCGGTGCCGCTGAAGAATCGTCACGGCGAAGTGGTCGCCGCATTGAGCACCAACATGCCGATCGCCGGCGAATCGACCGACGCGGCGGTGCGGCGCGTGCTTCCGCATCTGCAGGAAACGGCGCTCGCGATGCTCAACGTGCTGTAG
- a CDS encoding UDP-N-acetylglucosamine 1-carboxyvinyltransferase, which translates to MSNLIVHGGTPLRGDIKPSANKNAVLPILCATLLTDQPLRLVGVPDITDVRKILDIFRTLGSDVSVDFATGILELHHRNTTFDPAVHRLPEAMRSSIMLIPPLLARFGVARLENDVKGCTLGVREIDPHVEVFERFGAHIERTPDSLIVRADGPLTANDHWLDYASVTTTENFALCATAASGTSTLMNAASEPHVQEFCQFLAMIGVAIDGLGTSRLCVTGGGKLGGGEFRFAEDFHEIATFLALGAITGGDITVRNSSPEHFPLIDRTFAKFGVTVTHRDGWSRAERDGPLRVRRPFTQNILTKVEAAPWPYLPVDLLPIFIALGVRAEGSAMFWNKVYDGALGWSGELSKFGAHVLLSDPHRLITFGGLALTPARVESPYIIRVAIALLMVAASIEGRSEIMNALPIRRAHPHFVENLRSVGANVEWTSSE; encoded by the coding sequence ATGTCGAATCTCATCGTCCACGGCGGCACCCCGCTGCGCGGGGACATCAAGCCGTCCGCGAACAAGAACGCCGTCCTTCCGATCCTGTGCGCCACCCTGTTGACCGATCAGCCGCTGCGTCTCGTCGGTGTGCCGGACATCACCGACGTGCGCAAGATCCTCGACATCTTCCGCACGCTCGGCAGCGACGTGTCGGTCGACTTCGCGACGGGCATCCTCGAGCTGCACCACCGCAACACGACGTTCGATCCGGCCGTCCACCGGTTGCCGGAGGCGATGCGCTCGTCGATCATGCTGATTCCGCCGCTGCTCGCGCGCTTCGGCGTCGCGCGGCTCGAAAACGACGTGAAGGGCTGCACGCTCGGCGTGCGCGAAATCGACCCGCACGTCGAGGTGTTCGAGCGCTTCGGCGCGCACATCGAGCGCACGCCCGATTCGCTGATCGTCCGCGCCGACGGCCCGTTGACGGCCAACGATCATTGGCTCGACTACGCATCGGTGACGACCACCGAAAACTTCGCGCTGTGCGCGACGGCGGCCAGCGGCACCTCCACGCTGATGAACGCGGCGTCGGAGCCGCACGTGCAGGAGTTCTGCCAGTTCCTCGCGATGATCGGCGTCGCGATCGACGGGCTCGGCACCTCGCGGCTGTGCGTGACGGGCGGCGGCAAGCTCGGCGGCGGCGAGTTCCGTTTCGCCGAGGACTTCCACGAGATCGCGACGTTCCTCGCGCTCGGCGCGATCACCGGCGGCGACATCACGGTGCGCAATTCGTCGCCCGAGCATTTCCCGCTGATCGACCGCACCTTCGCGAAGTTCGGCGTGACCGTCACGCACCGCGACGGCTGGTCGCGCGCGGAACGCGACGGCCCGCTGCGCGTGCGGCGTCCGTTTACGCAGAACATCCTCACGAAGGTCGAAGCCGCGCCGTGGCCGTACCTGCCGGTCGACCTGCTGCCGATCTTCATCGCGCTCGGCGTGCGCGCCGAAGGCAGCGCGATGTTCTGGAACAAGGTCTACGACGGCGCGCTCGGCTGGTCCGGCGAGCTGTCGAAGTTCGGCGCGCACGTGCTGCTGTCGGACCCGCACCGGCTCATCACGTTCGGTGGGCTGGCGCTGACGCCGGCGCGCGTCGAAAGCCCGTACATCATCCGCGTCGCGATCGCGCTGCTGATGGTGGCCGCGAGCATCGAAGGCCGTTCGGAAATCATGAACGCGCTGCCGATCCGTCGTGCCCATCCGCACTTCGTCGAAAACCTGCGTTCGGTCGGCGCGAACGTCGAGTGGACGAGCAGCGAGTAA
- a CDS encoding VRR-NUC domain-containing protein, translating into MTPASPPPPAFYYLTNFERALAWLGERYDDLLDAAERAFVAEFARLPQASRALLVRMLMRNGSDFRASKLAYDEIGCPLGAAAPLAALGWVDPAPALTLDALFALSTRADLLKMFPSLGAHAGERKPEWLERLRPAYGDVAQPLDAWCAQADDRVLRVTVGALCERLRLMFFGNLHQDWTEFVLADLGVFQYESVPFAPSSRAFQQRADVDAYLALHACRAALDAWPDELPFDELLDAIDVVECAQPWLATRRAKLLFTLGQTCERRADWDAALDAYARSAWPGSRHRRIRVLERCERIADALALALDARERFESDEERQRVERMLPRLQRRLGQPVERARSAPAVSRETLVLARPDASVSVEYAVRDHLAQPGAPVHYVENTLINSLFGLLCWEPVFAAVPGAFFHPFQRGPADLHAPDFAVRRADAFAACFAQLDSGAYQDTIRRHYATKTGLQSPFVFWGVLTDELLDDALACLPPEHLRLWFTRLLADIRSNRSGLPDLVRFWPGERRYELIEVKGPGDRLQDNQTRWLAYCVAHGIPVRVVDVEWAGAGVEHAEAAGLSA; encoded by the coding sequence GTGACGCCTGCATCGCCGCCGCCTCCGGCGTTTTACTACCTGACCAACTTCGAACGTGCGCTCGCGTGGCTCGGCGAGCGCTACGACGACCTGCTCGACGCCGCCGAGCGCGCGTTCGTCGCCGAGTTCGCGCGGCTGCCGCAGGCATCGCGCGCATTGCTCGTGCGGATGCTGATGCGCAACGGCTCGGACTTCCGCGCGAGCAAGCTCGCGTATGACGAGATCGGCTGCCCGCTCGGCGCGGCCGCGCCGCTCGCCGCGCTCGGCTGGGTCGATCCGGCGCCCGCGCTTACGCTCGACGCGCTGTTCGCGTTGTCGACGCGCGCCGATCTGCTGAAGATGTTTCCGTCGCTCGGTGCGCATGCGGGCGAGCGCAAGCCGGAATGGCTCGAACGCCTGCGCCCGGCTTACGGCGACGTCGCGCAACCGCTCGACGCATGGTGCGCCCAGGCCGACGATCGCGTGCTGCGGGTGACGGTCGGCGCGCTGTGCGAACGGCTGCGGCTGATGTTCTTCGGCAATCTTCATCAGGACTGGACCGAGTTCGTGCTCGCCGATCTCGGCGTGTTCCAGTACGAAAGCGTGCCGTTCGCGCCGTCGTCGCGCGCGTTCCAGCAGCGTGCCGACGTCGATGCGTATCTCGCGCTGCACGCGTGCCGCGCGGCGCTCGACGCCTGGCCGGACGAGCTGCCGTTCGACGAGCTGCTCGACGCGATCGACGTGGTCGAATGCGCGCAGCCGTGGCTCGCGACGCGCCGCGCAAAACTCCTGTTCACGCTCGGCCAGACCTGCGAGCGCCGCGCCGACTGGGACGCCGCGCTCGACGCGTATGCGCGCAGCGCGTGGCCGGGCAGCCGGCATCGGCGCATTCGCGTGCTGGAACGCTGCGAACGCATCGCCGATGCACTCGCGCTCGCGCTCGACGCGCGCGAGCGCTTCGAAAGCGACGAGGAACGCCAGCGGGTCGAGCGGATGCTGCCGCGCTTGCAGCGCCGTCTGGGGCAGCCGGTCGAACGCGCGCGCAGCGCGCCGGCCGTGTCGCGCGAGACGCTCGTGCTGGCGCGCCCGGACGCGTCCGTCAGCGTCGAATACGCGGTGCGCGACCATCTTGCGCAGCCGGGCGCGCCGGTCCATTACGTCGAGAACACGCTGATCAATTCGCTGTTCGGACTGCTGTGCTGGGAGCCCGTGTTCGCGGCCGTGCCCGGCGCCTTCTTCCATCCGTTCCAGCGCGGCCCGGCCGACCTGCACGCGCCCGATTTCGCGGTGCGCCGCGCGGACGCGTTCGCCGCCTGTTTCGCGCAGCTCGACTCGGGCGCATACCAGGACACGATCCGTCGGCACTATGCGACCAAGACGGGGCTGCAGTCGCCGTTCGTGTTCTGGGGCGTGCTGACCGACGAACTGCTCGACGACGCGCTTGCGTGCTTGCCGCCCGAGCATTTGCGGCTGTGGTTCACGCGCCTGCTCGCGGATATCCGCAGCAATCGCTCGGGGCTGCCCGATCTGGTCCGCTTCTGGCCCGGCGAGCGGCGCTACGAGCTGATCGAGGTGAAGGGCCCCGGCGACCGGCTGCAGGACAACCAGACGCGCTGGCTCGCGTACTGCGTGGCGCACGGCATCCCGGTGCGCGTCGTCGATGTCGAATGGGCGGGCGCCGGCGTCGAACACGCCGAAGCGGCAGGGCTGTCCGCATGA